CAAAAGGAGATAAAATTCACATTCTTCCCGCAGATCTCACCACCGAAATCACGAAAATTGAGATCAATGGTATTGAAAAAGAAGAAGCCTTTGAAGGTCAGCCTGCCGTTATCCACCTTGCTCATGATGTAGACATCAGCAGAGGAGATATTTTTGCCACGGAAGAACATACTCCCGCCGTTGAGAAAGACCTTGAAATTCTTTTATGCTGGCTTGATCAAAAACCTTTACAGCCGGGAAATAAATACCTTCTGCAACAAAACAGCAGACTTGTAAAAGCAGTAGTGAAAGAGGTAGACTACAAGATTAATGTCAATACTCTTGTCAGAGAACAGGTGGATGGAGAAATTAAATTGAATGAAATTGTAAAAGTTACCCTCCGTACAGCACAGCCTCTGGTTTACGACAGTTTTACCCATAATAAAACAACAGGTTCTGCCATTTTGGTGGATGAAACGTCCAATTCAACAGTAGCAGCCTGCATAATTCAATAGAAAAATGGCAAATTCCGATCAATTAATACAAAGAATTCATCAGACGAAACAAAATAATATTCATGGATTCTTTGATAAAATAAAGACTAAAAAATGGGTGAAGGATTTGTATGAAACACTTTTCCTTCCTCAGAATGACAATACAGAAGATCAGCTTAAAAGAAATTTTGAAGCACTTCAGGAGACTCTTTCGGATCTTATCAATACAGTAGCAGGAGATAAAATCCTTACTGAAAAGCAGGTCAGTCAGTTTTTTGAAGCTTTGCCGGAATTATATAATCAGTTGGTGCTGGATGCAAAATCCATTTTGGAATTTGATCCTGCTGCTGATTCACTGGAAGAAGTATACCTGGCATATCCCGGTTTTTTTGCCACCTATGTCTACCGTATTTCGCACCAGCTTTGGAATCAGGAGGTGAAAATTTTACCGCGTGTCATTTCAGAATATGCCCACAGCAAAACCGGGATTGATATTCATCCGGGAGCAACAATAGGAAAGTCTTTCTTTATTGACCATGGAACAGGAATCGTGATTGGAGAAACAACCATTATCGGGAATAATGTCAAAATTTATCAGGGAGTAACCCTCGGAGCTTTGAATGTTTCCAAAGAAAAAGCCCATCAGAAAAGGCATCCTAACATTGAAGATGATGTGATTATTTATTCGGGAGCCACTATTCTGGGAGGAGAAACCACCATTGGTAAAGAAAGTATTATCGGAGGAAATGTGTGGGTAACACAGGATGTACCGCCCAATTCTCTGGTCTACCATAAAAGTGAAATAAAAATAAAGGATAATAGTTCCTTACCGGAATCATTAACCTTTGTGATCTAAAAAAACAAAAATAAAAAGTACATTGATATGAAATTTCAGAATGCATTGGAAACGATTGGAAATACACCCGTCGTAAAAATTAACAAACTCTTCAATTCAGATCATGAAATCTGGATCAAACTTGAAAAAAGCAACCCTGGCGGAAGCATTAAAGATAGAATTGCATTATCAATGATAGAAGATGCAGAAGCCAAAGGATTATTAAATAAAGAAAGCGTTATCATAGAGCCTACCAGCGGAAATACAGGAATAGGACTGGCTTTGGTAGCTGCCGTAAAAGGATACAAACTCATTCTTGTCATGCCGGAAAGCATGAGTATAGAACGCCGCAAAATTATGGAAGCTTACGGAGCAGAATTCGTGCTTACTCCAAGAGAAAAAGGAATGAAGGGTGCTATTGAAAAAGCCAGTGAATTGGCTGAAGAAACACCCAATTCATGGATTCCGAGACAGTTCGACAATCCTGCCAATGTAAAAGTACATGTGGAAACTACCGCTCAGGAAATTTTAAAAGACTTCCCGGACGGGCTGGATTACATCATTACAGGAGTAGGAACCGGAGGACACATCACCGGAATCGCAAAAACGGTAAAAGAAAAATATCCTAACGTAAAAGTAATTGCTGTAGAACCGGAATTATCTCCTGTATTAAGTGGAGGAAGCCCGGCACCACATCCATTACAAGGATTAGGAGCAGGATTTGTCCCCTCCATTCTGGATATTACCCTTTTAGACGGAGTGATTACAGTGGGCAAAGAAGAAGCTTATGAATATGCTCTTAATGCCGCTAAAAAAGAAGGTCTTTTTGTGGGAGTGTCTACAGGAGCCGCTTTAGCAGCCATTGCCAAACAATTACCAGAAATACAGCCTAACGCTAAAATCCTTACCATCAATTACGATACCGGAGAAAGGTATCTGTCTGTAGAAGGACTTTTTTAAATCCTTAATTAACACCTACTTCAATGAAAACAAATATAAAATCACCAAAGGTCTATCTTATCGGTGCAGGGCCCGGCAATCCTGAACTGATCACTGTAAAAGCAGTAAAAGCTATTGCAGAAGCAGACGTCATTTTATGCGACCGCCTTGTAAGTCCGGAAATTCTGGAAACCTACGTTAATGAAAATACAGAAATCATTTATGTAGGAAAAGAATGCAGCAAAAATGCTTCCACCCCTCAGTCTCATATCAATGCTTTGATGGTGGAATATGCCTTTCAGAACAAAACTATTGTAAGACTGAAAGGAGGCGATGTTTCCATATTTTCCAATATTCTGGATGAATTGCAGGCTTTAAAACAGAATCATATTCCCTACGAAATTATTCCGGGAATTACAGCAGCTTTAGGAGCAGCAGCGTTTGCAGGAATGCCTTTAACAGCGAGAGGATATTCTACATCTGTACGTTTCCTGACGTATTATAAATCGGAGATTGTAAGTGAAGAGTACTGGAAAGAGCTTGCTTTAACCAATGATACTCTTGTTTTCTATATGTCAAAAGGAAACCTTACCCCTCTTGTAGAAAAACTGAAAGAACTTCAAATCTCAAGTGATAAAAAAATTGCAGTCATTGAACAGGCTACAACGCCTTTCCAGAAGGTCTACACCTCATCATTTGATGATTTTAATGAAAAATTCGGGGGCAAGAAATTTGCTTCACCTTCATTGGTTGTTGTGGGTAAAATTGTGAATCTCCACGAAGAATTTTCATGGCTTGAAAATGCCAAGCAGGAAGGTCTTTATTTTAAATCAGTAGAAAACGGAAGTCTAATCCCTACCACTCAAAATTTCTTTGAATATGCTGTCTGAAACTAAATTAAATGTATTAAAACAAATCTCCGGAGACCTTTCCAGAGATGAAGCCATCTGGGCAAGCGGATATTTGGCCGGAATAGCCGGAGGATCATCATTCACAGCTGTTCTACCGCCACAGGAAACGAGTAGTACTACACAGAATGTGGTAAAGAAAATAACACTGGCTTACGGTACAGAAACAGGAAACAGTAAAAAACTTGCCACAGCCCTTGCAGGTATCGTTAAGAAAAAAGGACTTCAGGTTAAATTGGCTGATCTTTCTCAATACAAGCCCAAAGATCTGGCAAAAGAAGAGTTCTTTTTCGTAGTCATCAGTACGCAGGGAGAAGGTGAACCACCAGCCCTTGCCAAAAAGTTCTACGATTATATCTATGAAAATGAAATTAATCTTAGCGCACTAAAATATGGAGTATTGGCATTGGGAGACAGCAGTTATCCTTTGTTCTGCCAAACCGGAGAAGATGTAGATTCACGTTTTGAAATATTAGGAGCTCAACGTGTTATTCCATTAAAGAAATGTGATATTGATTATGAGCAGGAATCCTCTCATTGGATAGAACATGTATTTGAAACGGTTAATAAAAATGCCAGTCAGAATACAAAAAATGTTTCAGCTGCAAAGGCATCTACTGGAAGAAAGAAATTTCAGGGAAAAGTTTCAGCCATCATCAATCTGAATGATATTACGTCTGAAAAAGAAACCTATCATATTGAAATTGAAACAGAAGAAGTACTTACATACCAACCTGGTGCATCTTTAGGAGTGATTCCATTCAATTCAAAAACGGTTGTCCATGAAATTATTACTCTCACAGGAATTGATCCTCAGAAACAGATCGAAACAGCAAAGATTACGGATTCTGTAGAAGAACTCCTGCACAAACATCTTAACATCAGCTATCTGCTTAAATCTGTTGTTGCTCAATATGCGAAAATAACAGGACATTCCATTCCGGAAGTCAGATTAAGCCTCCTTGATCTGCTTAGGATTTATCCGGTAAAAAATGCAGATGAATTTGAAGAAATTATTAAGATTTTAACCGCTCAGTCACCTCGTCTGTATTCAATTTCTTCTTCTGTAGAGGCGCATGGAGATACGGAAATTCATATTACCGTGGCCAGATCAGAATTTTTTATTGACCATCAGAAACATAATGGATTATGCAGTGGTTTTCTGAGTGAATTCAAAGAAGGAGAAGATATTGAGTTTTATATTCAGGATGCAGGGCACTTCAAATTGCCGGAAGCTGATAAAGACATTATTATGATTGGTCCGGGAACAGGAATAGCCCCTTTCAGGTCTTTCCTTTGGGAGCGTGATGCCACAGGAGCAGAAGGTAGAAACTGGCTGTTTTTCGGGGACAGAAACTTTGTATCAGATTTTCTTTATCAGGCCGAACTTCAGGATTTTCTCAAAACAGGCAGCTTAACGCATTTAGATCTTGCTTTTTCAAGAGATACAGCAGAGAAAGTATATGTTCAGCACAGATTGGAACAAAACGCTCAGAAAGTTTTTTACTGGCTGGAAGGTGGAGCATCGGTGTATGTATGTGGAGCCAAAGAACCAATGGCCTACGATGTAGAACAAACGCTTCTCACCATCATACAAAATGAAGGAAAACGCAGCAAAGAAGACGCTATAGTTTACCTCGAAGAAATGGAACTGAACGGCAGATATGCGAAAGATGTGTATTAAAAGAACTACTCGTAAAAATTAAAGGAAACAGTTATGAACAATGATAAAGAAAACCTTTCACCGGTAGAAAGGATTAAAACCAGCAGTAACGGGCTCAGAGGATCTTTAAAAGAGAGCCTTGCTGATCAATTTACCGGAGCCATAAGGGAAGATGACCAGACTCTGATCAAATTTCATGGAATGTACCAACAGGACGACAGAGACCGTAGGGAAGAACGTGTCTCCAAAAAACTGGAATGGTTATATTCTTATATGATCAGACTAAGGCTTCCCGGTGGCTTTTTAACTCCGGAACAATGGGTAGGATTGAATGAAACAGCAGAAGATCATTCCACAGGAACCATTAAAGTAACGACAAGACAAACGATTCAGCTGCATGGTATTTTAAAATCGCATTTAAGGCCTACCATTCAGAGCTTCAATCTGCAGCATCTGGATTCTATTGCGGCCTGTGGGGATGTCAACAGAAATGTAACGTGTACAGCCAATCCTTCGGAATCTCCTTTACAGCAGGAAGCTTACGAACTGGCAGGAAAAATCAGTGAAATGTGTCTTCCAAAAACCCAATCTTATTATGACATCTGGATTGATGATGAACTTCTGGTAGACCGTAAAGCAGAAGAAGATCCTCTGTATCAGGACAGATATCTTCCGAGAAAGCTGAAAATAGGAATCGCAGTCCCTCCTAATAATGATGTGGATGTATTCATTAATGATATTGCTTTAATTGCAATTATTGAAAATGATAAAATTGTTGGCTATAATATCGCTGCCGGAGGAGGATTAGGAGCAACTCACGGAAATGAAGCTACCTACGCACGTCTTGCATCCATCCTGGGATTTGTAGATACGGAAGAAAAAGTTTTGAAGGCTGTCTACGAAATCATCACGGTACAAAGAGACTTCGGAAACAGAAGCGACCGGAAATTATCAAGATTAAAATATACAATTGATAAATTAGGTATCGACCAGTACAGAGCTGAAGTAGAAAAAAGAACAG
The nucleotide sequence above comes from Chryseobacterium sp. 7. Encoded proteins:
- the epsC gene encoding serine O-acetyltransferase EpsC — translated: MANSDQLIQRIHQTKQNNIHGFFDKIKTKKWVKDLYETLFLPQNDNTEDQLKRNFEALQETLSDLINTVAGDKILTEKQVSQFFEALPELYNQLVLDAKSILEFDPAADSLEEVYLAYPGFFATYVYRISHQLWNQEVKILPRVISEYAHSKTGIDIHPGATIGKSFFIDHGTGIVIGETTIIGNNVKIYQGVTLGALNVSKEKAHQKRHPNIEDDVIIYSGATILGGETTIGKESIIGGNVWVTQDVPPNSLVYHKSEIKIKDNSSLPESLTFVI
- the cysK gene encoding cysteine synthase A — encoded protein: MKFQNALETIGNTPVVKINKLFNSDHEIWIKLEKSNPGGSIKDRIALSMIEDAEAKGLLNKESVIIEPTSGNTGIGLALVAAVKGYKLILVMPESMSIERRKIMEAYGAEFVLTPREKGMKGAIEKASELAEETPNSWIPRQFDNPANVKVHVETTAQEILKDFPDGLDYIITGVGTGGHITGIAKTVKEKYPNVKVIAVEPELSPVLSGGSPAPHPLQGLGAGFVPSILDITLLDGVITVGKEEAYEYALNAAKKEGLFVGVSTGAALAAIAKQLPEIQPNAKILTINYDTGERYLSVEGLF
- the cobA gene encoding uroporphyrinogen-III C-methyltransferase — encoded protein: MKTNIKSPKVYLIGAGPGNPELITVKAVKAIAEADVILCDRLVSPEILETYVNENTEIIYVGKECSKNASTPQSHINALMVEYAFQNKTIVRLKGGDVSIFSNILDELQALKQNHIPYEIIPGITAALGAAAFAGMPLTARGYSTSVRFLTYYKSEIVSEEYWKELALTNDTLVFYMSKGNLTPLVEKLKELQISSDKKIAVIEQATTPFQKVYTSSFDDFNEKFGGKKFASPSLVVVGKIVNLHEEFSWLENAKQEGLYFKSVENGSLIPTTQNFFEYAV
- a CDS encoding sulfite reductase flavoprotein subunit alpha, giving the protein MLSETKLNVLKQISGDLSRDEAIWASGYLAGIAGGSSFTAVLPPQETSSTTQNVVKKITLAYGTETGNSKKLATALAGIVKKKGLQVKLADLSQYKPKDLAKEEFFFVVISTQGEGEPPALAKKFYDYIYENEINLSALKYGVLALGDSSYPLFCQTGEDVDSRFEILGAQRVIPLKKCDIDYEQESSHWIEHVFETVNKNASQNTKNVSAAKASTGRKKFQGKVSAIINLNDITSEKETYHIEIETEEVLTYQPGASLGVIPFNSKTVVHEIITLTGIDPQKQIETAKITDSVEELLHKHLNISYLLKSVVAQYAKITGHSIPEVRLSLLDLLRIYPVKNADEFEEIIKILTAQSPRLYSISSSVEAHGDTEIHITVARSEFFIDHQKHNGLCSGFLSEFKEGEDIEFYIQDAGHFKLPEADKDIIMIGPGTGIAPFRSFLWERDATGAEGRNWLFFGDRNFVSDFLYQAELQDFLKTGSLTHLDLAFSRDTAEKVYVQHRLEQNAQKVFYWLEGGASVYVCGAKEPMAYDVEQTLLTIIQNEGKRSKEDAIVYLEEMELNGRYAKDVY
- a CDS encoding NADPH-dependent assimilatory sulfite reductase hemoprotein subunit — its product is MNNDKENLSPVERIKTSSNGLRGSLKESLADQFTGAIREDDQTLIKFHGMYQQDDRDRREERVSKKLEWLYSYMIRLRLPGGFLTPEQWVGLNETAEDHSTGTIKVTTRQTIQLHGILKSHLRPTIQSFNLQHLDSIAACGDVNRNVTCTANPSESPLQQEAYELAGKISEMCLPKTQSYYDIWIDDELLVDRKAEEDPLYQDRYLPRKLKIGIAVPPNNDVDVFINDIALIAIIENDKIVGYNIAAGGGLGATHGNEATYARLASILGFVDTEEKVLKAVYEIITVQRDFGNRSDRKLSRLKYTIDKLGIDQYRAEVEKRTGFSFEPAREFKFEQRKDRYGWIQNHEGKWFYTVFVEHGRILNTEEYPLKSGLLKIAQTGKANFRFTCNQNLILADIDEKDKPEIEHILKEHGISEYTNGASALRKNSVACVALNTCSLALAEAQRYLPSLVTKIEPILEKYGLLEEDITIRMTGCPNGCGRSPNAEIGFVGTAYGKYNLHIGGDRLGMRLNTKFKENIGEEEILTTLDELFGIYVQKRLAEETFGDFSYRYLHTLN